In Candidatus Thermoplasmatota archaeon, a single window of DNA contains:
- the trpA gene encoding tryptophan synthase subunit alpha produces MSALAKAFADRGGRPLLAGYLVAGDPDLAASEAYMRALLDVVDVLEIGVPFSDPIADGPTIQAAAARALAKGAKPADALALAARLRKASSKPMVAMTYYNPILRAGLDRFAADARAAGLDGVIVPDLPFEESGPARRAFDAADLDLVQLASPATPPARMAKLAEATRGFLYLVSGYGVTGARGDLDPRVSDLVRTAKRAAGKTPVAVGFGVSKAEHVKTLAQAGADGVIVGSAFVSRVAERVAPADLARFAASLR; encoded by the coding sequence GTGAGCGCGCTCGCGAAGGCCTTCGCGGACCGCGGCGGCCGCCCGCTCCTTGCGGGCTATCTCGTCGCGGGCGATCCCGACCTCGCGGCGAGCGAGGCATACATGCGCGCGCTTCTCGACGTCGTCGACGTGCTCGAGATCGGGGTCCCGTTCAGCGACCCGATCGCCGACGGGCCGACCATCCAGGCCGCGGCCGCCCGCGCCCTCGCGAAGGGCGCGAAGCCCGCGGACGCGCTCGCCCTCGCGGCGCGATTGCGCAAGGCCTCGTCGAAGCCCATGGTCGCGATGACGTACTACAATCCGATCCTGCGCGCGGGCCTCGACCGCTTCGCGGCCGACGCGCGCGCGGCGGGCCTCGACGGCGTCATCGTGCCCGACCTCCCGTTCGAGGAGTCGGGGCCCGCGCGGAGGGCTTTCGACGCGGCGGACCTCGACCTCGTGCAGCTCGCCTCGCCCGCGACGCCCCCGGCGCGCATGGCGAAGCTCGCCGAGGCGACGCGCGGCTTCCTCTACCTCGTGAGCGGCTACGGCGTCACGGGCGCGCGGGGCGACCTCGACCCGCGCGTCTCCGACCTCGTGCGGACGGCGAAGCGCGCCGCCGGCAAGACGCCGGTCGCGGTGGGATTCGGCGTCTCGAAGGCCGAGCACGTGAAGACGCTCGCGCAAGCGGGGGCGGACGGCGTCATCGTCGGGAGCGCCTTCGTCTCGCGGGTCGCCGAGCGCGTCGCGCCGGCGGACCTCGCCCGCTTCGCCGCGTCCCTGCGTTAG
- a CDS encoding indole-3-glycerol-phosphate synthase — MADHLARFAARAREAVERGLYAAGPRAARRASVGLKASIFKRPPGLVAEIKPASPSAGKLRDVADPAALASGFASAGAAGVSVLTEPVEFGGSLASLADVAAKVDLPVLMKDFVVDPAQVDAAARAGASAVLLLMPLFERGLTAWEAPAQAVAYAHSRGLEVLLEVADEAGFRRARATKADVIGINNRDLATLAVDPGRAARVLAAERKDRPVLALSAIETAADVARARAAGADGVLVGTALMRAPDPAALARSLVEGAR, encoded by the coding sequence GTGGCCGACCATCTCGCGCGCTTCGCGGCACGCGCCCGGGAGGCCGTCGAGCGCGGCCTCTACGCGGCGGGCCCGCGCGCCGCGCGGCGCGCCTCCGTCGGCCTCAAGGCCTCCATCTTCAAGCGCCCGCCGGGGCTCGTCGCGGAGATCAAGCCCGCCTCGCCTTCGGCGGGGAAGCTTCGCGACGTCGCGGACCCGGCCGCGCTCGCGTCGGGCTTCGCGTCCGCGGGCGCCGCGGGCGTCTCCGTGCTGACGGAGCCCGTCGAGTTTGGCGGCTCGCTCGCGTCGCTTGCCGACGTCGCCGCGAAGGTCGACCTGCCTGTGCTCATGAAGGACTTCGTGGTGGACCCCGCGCAGGTGGACGCTGCGGCGCGCGCGGGCGCCTCCGCCGTGCTCCTCCTCATGCCGCTCTTCGAGCGCGGCCTCACCGCGTGGGAAGCCCCCGCGCAGGCCGTCGCCTACGCGCACAGCCGGGGCCTCGAGGTGCTCCTCGAGGTCGCCGACGAGGCGGGCTTCCGCCGCGCCCGCGCGACGAAGGCCGACGTCATCGGCATCAACAACCGCGACCTCGCGACGCTCGCGGTGGATCCAGGCCGCGCGGCGCGTGTGCTCGCGGCTGAGCGCAAGGACCGCCCCGTGCTCGCGCTCTCCGCGATCGAGACCGCCGCCGACGTCGCCCGCGCCCGCGCGGCCGGCGCGGACGGCGTTCTCGTCGGGACCGCGCTCATGCGCGCGCCGGACCCGGCGGCGCTCGCGCGGAGCCTCGTGGAGGGCGCGCGATGA
- a CDS encoding aminodeoxychorismate/anthranilate synthase component II, producing the protein MTRVLVVDNYDSFTYNLVQYLGELGADPVVKRNDAITAKEAEALAPDGILISPGPGHPADPRYFGVSADLLLGLSKTTPTLGICLGLQGMGHVFGGQVVRAPRVMHGKTSLVEHDGKGVFAGVPSPLSVGRYHSLAIDPATVPAALEVSARTADGVIMGARHRAFPIEGVQFHPESILTDHGKTMMRNFLETCRR; encoded by the coding sequence GTGACGAGGGTCCTGGTCGTCGACAACTACGACAGCTTCACCTACAACCTCGTCCAGTACCTCGGCGAGCTCGGGGCGGACCCGGTCGTGAAGCGCAACGACGCCATCACCGCGAAGGAGGCCGAGGCCCTCGCGCCCGACGGCATCCTCATCTCGCCCGGACCCGGCCACCCCGCGGACCCGAGGTACTTCGGCGTCTCGGCGGACCTGCTCCTCGGCCTCTCGAAGACGACCCCCACGCTCGGCATCTGCCTCGGCCTCCAGGGCATGGGGCACGTGTTCGGCGGCCAGGTCGTCCGCGCGCCGCGCGTGATGCACGGCAAGACGAGCCTCGTCGAGCACGACGGCAAGGGCGTCTTCGCGGGCGTCCCCTCGCCCCTTTCGGTCGGACGTTACCACAGCCTCGCGATCGATCCCGCGACGGTCCCCGCGGCGCTCGAGGTGAGCGCGCGGACCGCCGACGGCGTCATCATGGGCGCGCGCCACCGCGCGTTCCCGATCGAAGGCGTCCAGTTCCACCCGGAGTCCATCCTTACGGACCACGGCAAGACGATGATGCGCAATTTCCTGGAGACGTGTCGGCGATGA
- a CDS encoding phosphoribosylanthranilate isomerase has product MTRVKICGLTRAEDVHAARAADAVGFVVASPESPREVGLERARTLADLATPFQVTYAVTVTEDPKVLETIVETVRPQALQLHGRVEPRVVEGLRRRNPALRFVLSRGVEHEAGVPEGFHALHLDARAEGGYGGTGRPLDLARAARIVERLAPTPVIVAGGLTPENVAAAVQTTGAYAVDVASGVESAPGRKDAARVRAFIAAARGAGA; this is encoded by the coding sequence ATGACGCGCGTGAAGATCTGCGGCCTCACGCGCGCCGAGGACGTCCACGCCGCGCGCGCGGCGGACGCGGTCGGCTTCGTCGTCGCGAGCCCCGAGAGCCCGCGCGAGGTCGGCCTCGAGCGCGCGCGCACGCTCGCGGACCTCGCGACCCCCTTCCAGGTCACCTACGCGGTCACCGTGACAGAGGATCCGAAGGTGCTCGAGACCATCGTCGAGACCGTGCGTCCGCAGGCGCTGCAGCTCCACGGCCGCGTCGAGCCGCGCGTCGTCGAGGGCTTGCGCAGGCGCAACCCCGCGCTCCGATTCGTCCTCTCGCGCGGCGTCGAGCACGAGGCGGGCGTCCCCGAGGGCTTCCACGCGCTCCACCTCGACGCGCGCGCCGAAGGCGGCTACGGCGGCACGGGCCGCCCGCTCGACCTCGCGCGCGCCGCGCGCATTGTCGAGCGCCTCGCGCCGACGCCCGTCATCGTCGCTGGCGGTCTCACGCCCGAGAACGTGGCGGCGGCCGTGCAGACGACGGGCGCCTACGCGGTCGACGTTGCCTCCGGCGTCGAGAGCGCGCCGGGGCGCAAGGACGCGGCGCGCGTGCGCGCCTTCATCGCCGCAGCGAGGGGGGCCGGCGCGTGA
- the trpD gene encoding anthranilate phosphoribosyltransferase: protein MSGIKEAIAKVVDGRGLTADEAASAMETIMSGEATSAQIASLLTALAMKGETVEELTGFARVMREKCALVSPNVKGHLIDTCGTGGAPLKTFNVSTLSAFVAAGAGIPVAKHGNRAVTSRCGSADVLEALGANLSLEPARVQRVIENVGVGFLFAPNFHPSMKHAAGPRRELGIRTVFNVLGPLTNPAGAKSQVVGVYHPALVSKMTQVLANLGAERALVVHGEGGLDEVSPLGPTRIGSVIDGKVSFYTVNPEEFGFKRVTPDDVGGLDKEGSARVFVEVLSAKPGPRLDTVLMNAAAAAVVGGRASTMKEGIAVARESIESGKALGKLRSFIEATGGKFAG, encoded by the coding sequence ATGAGCGGAATCAAGGAGGCGATCGCGAAGGTCGTGGACGGCCGCGGCCTCACGGCGGACGAGGCGGCGTCCGCGATGGAGACGATCATGTCAGGCGAGGCCACGAGCGCGCAAATCGCGTCGCTCCTCACCGCGCTTGCGATGAAGGGCGAGACGGTCGAGGAGCTCACGGGTTTCGCGCGCGTCATGCGCGAGAAGTGCGCGCTCGTTTCGCCGAACGTGAAGGGCCACCTCATCGACACCTGCGGCACGGGCGGCGCGCCGCTCAAGACGTTCAACGTCTCGACGCTCTCGGCCTTCGTCGCGGCGGGCGCCGGCATCCCCGTCGCGAAGCACGGCAACCGCGCGGTCACGAGCCGCTGCGGGTCCGCGGACGTCCTCGAGGCGCTCGGCGCGAACCTGAGCCTCGAGCCCGCGCGCGTCCAGCGCGTCATCGAGAACGTCGGGGTCGGCTTCCTCTTCGCTCCCAATTTCCACCCGTCGATGAAGCACGCGGCAGGCCCTCGCCGCGAGCTCGGCATCCGCACGGTGTTCAACGTCCTCGGTCCGCTTACGAACCCCGCGGGCGCGAAGAGCCAGGTCGTCGGCGTCTACCATCCCGCGCTCGTCTCCAAGATGACGCAGGTGCTCGCGAACCTCGGCGCGGAGCGCGCGCTCGTCGTGCACGGCGAAGGCGGCCTCGACGAAGTCTCGCCGCTCGGCCCCACGCGCATCGGAAGCGTCATCGACGGCAAGGTCAGCTTCTACACCGTGAACCCCGAGGAGTTCGGCTTCAAGCGCGTGACCCCCGACGATGTCGGCGGCCTCGACAAGGAAGGGAGCGCGCGGGTCTTCGTCGAGGTCCTCTCCGCGAAGCCCGGCCCGCGCCTCGACACGGTCCTCATGAACGCGGCCGCGGCGGCCGTCGTGGGCGGGCGCGCCTCGACGATGAAGGAAGGCATCGCCGTCGCCCGTGAGAGCATCGAATCCGGGAAGGCGCTCGGGAAGCTCCGCAGCTTCATCGAGGCGACCGGCGGGAAGTTCGCGGGCTGA
- the trpB gene encoding tryptophan synthase subunit beta, translated as MKPLPDEPDADGKFGPFGGRFVPETLMPALLELEEAYGRIASSDAFRARLADFNARYGGRPTPLYPARRLTGKAGGAAIWLKREDLVHGGAHKFNNVMGQALLAAEMGKTRLIAETGAGQHGVASAMAAAVLGLPCEVYMGAKDVERQALNVFRMRLMGAKVHPVESGARTLKDAVNEALRDWVTNVESTYYCIGSVVGPHPYPKIVRDFQKVIGEEIRRQSVESFGRFPDALVACVGGGSNALGTFYPFRHELATRLVGVEAGGDGVPTGRHAATLGAGSRGVLHGAYSYMIQDDAGQVAETHSISAGLDYPGVGPEHALYKETGRAEYVSATDREALDATLALARLEGILPALESAHAVAHAMKLAATLPRDAHVVVTLSGRGDKDVHTLMRELEGRA; from the coding sequence GTGAAGCCTCTCCCCGACGAGCCGGACGCCGACGGCAAGTTCGGGCCGTTCGGCGGCCGCTTCGTCCCCGAGACGCTCATGCCCGCGCTCCTTGAGCTCGAGGAGGCGTACGGGCGCATCGCCTCGTCGGACGCCTTCCGCGCGCGCCTTGCCGACTTCAACGCGCGCTACGGCGGACGGCCAACGCCGCTTTACCCCGCGCGCCGCCTCACCGGGAAGGCGGGCGGCGCCGCGATCTGGCTCAAGCGCGAGGATCTCGTGCACGGCGGCGCCCACAAGTTCAACAACGTCATGGGCCAGGCGCTTCTTGCGGCCGAGATGGGGAAGACGCGCCTCATCGCCGAGACGGGCGCGGGCCAGCACGGCGTCGCAAGCGCGATGGCCGCCGCGGTGCTCGGCCTCCCGTGCGAGGTGTACATGGGCGCGAAGGACGTCGAGCGCCAGGCGCTCAACGTCTTCCGCATGCGCCTCATGGGCGCGAAGGTCCACCCGGTGGAGTCCGGCGCGAGGACGCTCAAGGACGCCGTGAACGAGGCCCTGCGCGATTGGGTCACGAACGTGGAGTCGACCTACTACTGCATCGGATCCGTCGTGGGCCCGCACCCCTACCCGAAGATCGTGCGCGACTTCCAGAAGGTGATCGGCGAGGAGATCCGGCGGCAGTCCGTCGAAAGCTTCGGCCGCTTCCCCGACGCGCTCGTCGCGTGCGTCGGGGGCGGGTCGAACGCGCTCGGCACCTTCTACCCCTTCCGCCACGAGTTGGCGACGCGGCTCGTCGGGGTCGAGGCGGGCGGCGACGGCGTGCCCACGGGCCGCCACGCGGCGACGCTCGGCGCGGGTTCGCGCGGCGTCCTCCACGGCGCCTATTCGTACATGATCCAGGACGACGCGGGACAGGTCGCGGAGACGCACAGCATCTCCGCGGGCCTCGACTATCCGGGCGTCGGCCCCGAGCACGCGCTCTACAAGGAGACCGGCCGCGCCGAATACGTGAGCGCGACCGACCGCGAGGCGCTCGACGCGACGCTCGCGCTTGCGCGCCTCGAAGGCATCCTCCCCGCCCTCGAGAGCGCGCACGCGGTCGCGCACGCGATGAAGCTCGCCGCGACCCTTCCGCGCGACGCGCACGTCGTCGTCACCCTCTCCGGCCGCGGCGACAAGGACGTGCACACCCTCATGAGGGAGCTGGAGGGCCGCGCGTGA